Proteins encoded within one genomic window of Empedobacter falsenii:
- a CDS encoding tagaturonate reductase gives MKTKLNKKLYHQENELPIKIIQFGGGNFMRAFTDYVIDKLNKDANFNAGIANIKVTPSGSSFHTFEEQDNLYTLFIRGIKKGELIDENRVISAIQKSINPYKEYQDFLKLAKEDQLEFVFSNTTESGIVFNPSEDKLENAPHENFPAKLTAFLYERYLYFNGDNNKGLTIIPCELIENNAIILKDYILEYAKLWNLEDEFITWINTSNNFHNTLVDRIVPGFPKDDLESYTNQLNYEDELIVVSEAFLFWAIEGDEKLEEKIPLSKANEQILLVENIAPYRTSKVRILNGAHTSMVPFSIMLGIETVRNAIDNKLAGNFIKNIIYNEIIPILDLPEEQLKEYTEDVLDRFRNPFIKHYLSSIALNSISKFKVRVLPSLLDYVEKFNQIPKGITFSLACLIRFYKGDWNNQKLPVNDDEAIINEFKNIWKDNDYQQISNSVLKNINFWEQDLTKVNQLENEVEKALRLIDEYGIEKSYEMYSNQTI, from the coding sequence TTGAAAACAAAATTAAATAAAAAACTATATCATCAAGAAAATGAACTTCCTATAAAAATTATTCAATTTGGAGGTGGAAATTTTATGCGCGCTTTTACAGACTATGTAATCGATAAACTGAATAAAGATGCCAATTTTAATGCAGGAATCGCAAACATAAAAGTTACGCCTTCTGGAAGTTCATTTCATACTTTTGAAGAACAAGATAATCTGTACACTTTATTTATTCGAGGAATTAAAAAAGGTGAATTGATTGATGAAAATCGTGTTATTTCTGCGATTCAAAAATCTATTAATCCTTATAAAGAATACCAAGATTTTTTGAAATTAGCAAAAGAAGATCAATTGGAATTTGTTTTTTCTAACACAACAGAATCTGGAATTGTATTTAATCCTTCAGAAGATAAATTAGAAAATGCACCACACGAAAATTTTCCTGCAAAATTAACTGCGTTCTTATATGAAAGATATCTTTATTTTAATGGAGATAATAACAAAGGCTTAACAATTATTCCATGTGAATTAATTGAGAATAACGCCATTATTCTGAAAGATTATATTTTAGAATATGCAAAATTGTGGAACTTAGAAGATGAATTTATCACTTGGATTAACACTTCAAATAACTTTCATAATACATTAGTAGACAGAATTGTACCAGGTTTTCCAAAAGATGATTTAGAGAGCTACACAAATCAATTAAACTATGAAGATGAATTGATTGTCGTTTCAGAAGCGTTCTTATTTTGGGCAATTGAAGGTGATGAAAAATTAGAAGAAAAGATTCCTTTAAGTAAAGCAAATGAACAGATTTTGCTTGTCGAAAATATAGCGCCTTATCGTACTTCTAAAGTCAGAATTTTGAATGGAGCTCACACTTCAATGGTTCCTTTTTCTATCATGTTAGGAATAGAAACTGTTCGTAATGCAATCGATAACAAATTAGCTGGAAATTTTATTAAAAATATTATTTATAATGAAATTATTCCTATTCTTGATTTACCAGAAGAACAATTAAAAGAATATACAGAAGATGTTTTAGATCGATTTAGAAATCCTTTTATCAAGCACTATTTATCAAGTATTGCGTTAAATTCTATCTCAAAATTCAAAGTTCGTGTTCTACCAAGTTTATTAGATTATGTAGAAAAATTTAATCAAATTCCGAAAGGAATTACATTTTCTTTGGCTTGTTTAATTCGTTTTTACAAAGGTGATTGGAACAATCAAAAATTACCTGTAAATGATGATGAAGCAATTATAAATGAGTTTAAAAACATTTGGAAAGACAATGATTATCAACAAATAAGCAATTCTGTTTTGAAGAATATAAATTTTTGGGAACAAGATTTGACAAAAGTGAATCAATTAGAAAATGAAGTTGAAAAAGCTCTTCGACTAATTGATGAATATGGGATTGAAAAATCTTATGAAATGTATAGCAACCAAACGATTTAA
- a CDS encoding MFS transporter, with the protein MKNETSIKPSSFRWTICSLLFVATTINYLDRQVLSLTWKDYLVPEFHWNNNDYGNITALFSIFYAVSMLFAGRFIDKMGTKKGFLYAIAIWSIGACLHAFCGIATAGFITDNWFLGFAGAKEVLEKVSDTSLIISTSVSLFIFARLILAIGEAGNFPGAIKATAEYFPKKDRAFATSIFNAGGTVGALAAPLTIPFIAKSMGWEMAFIIIGALGFIWMGFWIYLYQEPHKHPKVNSAELEYIQQDIEENTGASTEGRKLTFSECFKYKQTWAFIFGKFMTDGVWWFYLFWTPAYLSSVYKMDSTQSALPLFVLYIITLLSIIGGWLPKYFVDKLNMNPYSGRMRAMLIFAFFPLLALLAQPLGATSFWVPVIIIGIAGAAHQAWSANIFSTVGDMFPKSAIATIVGIGGMAGGIGSFLINKSSGVLFDYSHKNWTTIDGIPLLEKYPQYINERLPENLLSDLEKSGAIIVDGINKGYMIIFTICGVAYLTAWIVMKILVPKYKVIK; encoded by the coding sequence ATGAAGAACGAAACTTCCATTAAACCAAGTAGTTTTAGATGGACTATTTGCAGTTTACTATTTGTTGCCACAACCATAAATTACTTAGATCGTCAAGTTTTATCATTAACTTGGAAAGATTACTTAGTTCCAGAATTTCACTGGAATAATAATGACTACGGAAATATCACCGCTCTTTTTTCAATATTTTATGCTGTAAGTATGTTATTTGCGGGTCGATTTATTGACAAAATGGGAACTAAAAAAGGTTTCTTATATGCTATTGCAATTTGGTCGATTGGTGCATGTTTACATGCTTTTTGCGGAATTGCAACGGCAGGATTTATTACAGATAATTGGTTTTTAGGATTTGCTGGAGCAAAAGAAGTCTTAGAAAAAGTAAGTGACACTTCATTAATTATTTCAACAAGTGTTAGCTTATTTATTTTTGCTCGATTAATTTTAGCAATCGGTGAAGCAGGAAATTTCCCTGGAGCAATCAAAGCTACAGCCGAATATTTCCCGAAAAAAGACCGCGCGTTTGCTACAAGTATTTTCAATGCTGGTGGTACTGTTGGTGCGTTAGCTGCTCCTCTTACAATTCCATTTATTGCAAAATCAATGGGTTGGGAAATGGCTTTTATCATCATCGGAGCATTAGGATTTATTTGGATGGGATTTTGGATTTATTTGTACCAAGAACCACACAAACATCCAAAGGTTAATAGTGCTGAGTTAGAATATATTCAACAAGATATAGAAGAAAATACAGGCGCATCTACAGAAGGTAGAAAACTAACATTTTCTGAATGTTTTAAATACAAACAAACTTGGGCTTTTATCTTCGGAAAATTTATGACAGACGGCGTTTGGTGGTTCTATCTTTTCTGGACTCCAGCCTACTTAAGCTCAGTATACAAGATGGATAGCACACAAAGTGCCTTACCTTTATTTGTTCTATATATCATCACATTACTTTCTATTATTGGAGGATGGTTACCAAAATATTTTGTCGATAAATTAAATATGAATCCATATTCAGGAAGAATGCGCGCAATGTTAATTTTTGCTTTCTTTCCATTATTGGCATTATTAGCTCAACCTCTTGGTGCAACCTCTTTTTGGGTTCCTGTAATTATCATCGGTATTGCTGGAGCAGCACATCAAGCTTGGTCTGCAAATATTTTCTCTACTGTTGGAGACATGTTTCCTAAAAGCGCTATTGCTACAATAGTTGGAATTGGTGGTATGGCTGGTGGAATTGGTTCTTTTTTGATCAACAAATCATCAGGAGTTTTATTTGATTATTCGCACAAAAACTGGACAACTATCGATGGTATACCATTATTAGAAAAATATCCTCAATACATTAACGAAAGATTACCAGAAAATTTACTTTCAGATTTAGAAAAATCAGGAGCAATTATAGTTGATGGAATCAATAAAGGTTATATGATCATTTTTACAATTTGTGGAGTTGCATATTTAACAGCATGGATTGTCATGAAAATATTAGTACCAAAATACAAAGTGATTAAATAA